The Cyanobacteria bacterium GSL.Bin1 genome includes the window TTAACGAAGATTGCAACCAGCTTAGCGGCTTTAGAAACCTATGGGAGCAATTATCAGTTTGAAACCCGAGTCAAGCACACGGGTGTGATGCAAGCGGGAGTACTGCAAGGAAATTTAATTATTGAGGGAGGTGGCGATCCGTTTTTTGTCTGGGAAGAGGCGATCGCGCTGGGCAATCGCTTAAATGAACTGGGGATTCAAGCTGTAACAGGCGATTTAATCATCACCGGCGATTTTTTTATGAATTACGAGGCCAGTCCCCAAAAATCGGCTCAACTTTTAGCGCAAGGGCTCAATTTCCAACGCTGGTCCAAGGCAGCCCAGCAGCAGTACCAAACCCTTCCTTCGGCAACACCTCGCCCGCAAGTGGAAATTGCTGGAACAGTGATCGTGGAGAAAACGGCGGATTTTCCCAATACGACTCCCCTCATTCGCCATCAATCCTTACCGCTCAAACAAATTCTGCAACAAATGAACGTTTACAGTAACAATCAACTCGCCGAATTAATCGCGCGATCGGTCGGTGGGGTGGAACAAGTGGAAGCTATTGTTACTAAAGCTACTGGTGTTTCCTCACCCGAAGTCCAACTGAGCAATGGTTCGGGGTTAGGCGTGGATAATCGCTTATCGCCGCGAGCAGTAGCCAAAATGCTCCAGGTCATGCAGCAACAATTAGCAGCCCAAGGCAGTCATCTGGGGGAAATTTTACCCGTCGCTGGGATTCAAACCGGAACCGTGCGCGATCGCGCTATCCCGCAAGGGATTCCTGTCAAAACCGGAAGCTTGTGGAATGTCAGCGCTCTAGCGGGAATAATGAACACCGAACGTCACGGACGGGTTTATTTTGCAATTATTAACCAAAATGGCAATCTTGATACCTTCCGCCGAAAACAAGATCAACTCTTGCAAAACTTACAAGGCTACTGGCAGTTAATTCCTTTTGATCAGAATGTTGCTGTACAACTGGGGGATCCGAATCGGCAAAAGTTGATTAGTCATTAGTCATTGGTCATTGGTCATTGGTCATTAGGGAATGGGGAATGGGGAATGGGGAATGGGGAGTTAATTATAATTACTTTCCTTTCTTCGCTTTTTTCGCCGCTTTGCGCTCTTTTTCCTTTTGTTTTTGTTTCTCCCGTTTGGCTTGCTGTTTTGCTTCTGCTTGTGCTCTTTCTTCAGCTATGCGAACGGCTTGAGCGGCTTCTTCTTTCTTTTCTAAATAATAGTGGTAGTCCCCCTCGTAAACGACTAATTCCCCTTCACTAATTTCGACAATTTTTGTTGCCACTTGCGAGATGAAATAGCGGTCGTGAGAAACAATAAGCGCTGTCCCATCATAGTTTTGGAGAGCGGATTCAATCGTTTCTTTTGCCGGAATATCTAAATGGTTGGTCGGTTCATCTAGTATTAATAAATTAACCGGTTGTAAGAGCATTTTGGCAAGAGCAAGTCTGGCTTTTTCACCACCACTGAGAGTCGCAACTTTTTTCTTCACTGTATCCCCGCTAAATAAGAACTTGCCTAGTAAAGCTCTAATGTCTTCATATTTCCAATCAGGGACCGCTTTTTGAATTGTTTCCTCAACCGTTAAGGTCAGGTCAAGGGCTTCTGCTTGGTTTTGCTCAAAATAGCCGGGAATGACATTGTGTTGACCTAAGTTAACCGCTCCTTCGGTGGGCGTTTCTAGACCCATAATTAAGCGGAGAATGGTGGATTTTCCAGAACCATTGGGACCTAAAAAGGCAATTCGATCGCCGCGTTCAACTAATAAATTAGCACCGAGGAATAGGATTTTATCATCATAAGTATGAGTTAAATCTTCAATTTTGACGACTTCTTGGCCGCTGCGAGGGGCAGTGGGAAATCGAAACTGAAGACCTTTGACTTTCGCGTCTGGGGCTTCAATTTCTTCAACTTTTTCCAGTTGTTTCTCTCGACTTTTGGCTTGCGTACTACGTGTAGCACTGGCACGAAAGCGCTCGATAAATTCTTCTTGTTTAGCAATTTCTTTCTGTTGACGCTCGTAAGCACTCATTTGGGCTTGCCGATTAAATTCTTTTTGTTCTAGATAACTGGAATAATTCCCAAGATAGGTTGTGGAGATCCCCCGTTCAGTTTCGACAATTTGAGTGCAGAGACGATCTAAAAATTCTCGGTCATGAGAGACAATCACCATTGGTGTGGTCAAATTTTTGAGATATTGTTCCAGCCATTCAATCGTTTCTAAATCGAGATGGTTCGTTGGTTCGTCCAAAAGCAGAACATCGGGATCTTGCAGCATCACTTTCCCCAGGCAAATCCGCATTTGCCAACCGCCGCTAAAACTGGTTACCGCGCGATCGCTGTCTTCGGGAATGAATCCTAATTCTGGCAATAAACAACTGATTTTAGTATCCAGTTGGTAGCCATCTTGGGCTTCAAATTCTTGCTGATAGCGATCCAATTTCCGAATCAGTTTATCGAGTTCCTCTGGTTCTGCGGTTTCCATTTGTTGCTGTACTTTTTCCAGGTTTTTTTGAACTTCGTTCGCTTGTTCAAAAACTCGCCATAGTTCTTGTCTAACCGTTAAGTTCGGATCAATGTCAAATTCTTGACTTAAACAACTAATCTTCAAAGCAGCAGGACGAATGATTTCCCCAGTGGTTGGTTCAGTTTTGCCCATAATCATCTTCAGTTGGGTGGTTTTTCCCGCACCATTTACCCCAACAAGTCCAAGCCGTTCTCCAGCTTTGACTTCCCAGTTAACATCCTTGAGGACTTCTCCGGTGGCATAAGTTTTACTAATTTTTTCGAGTCTGAGAATTGACATTGTTTAGATGATGATGCTGATTGACAACTGATTCATTCTCTATCCTATCTATTATTGCCCGTGAAAAACGGAGGCTCGAATGCTGAGTCTGGATTTAACTACTCTCTAGCAATAATCCTAAATTATTCTCTATTTTTTATTTACGAGAATTTATTTTCATTGATTTTAATCATGATCAGTGGAATTCTGAACGAGCTACAGATTAAAATTCAAGTAATCCTCTGATCAAACTGAGGAAATCAAAGCACTTTAATTTGAGATTAACTATTATGACCCATTCCAATGATCCAAAACACGAACAAGAACCCGATGATCTCAATGAGACAAATGAAAATAACGACACAAAAACTGGCTCTAATATCTCACCTGAGCAGGAGGCAGAAGCAGAACGTTTAATTCAACAAGAAAAAAAGATCCAAAAAGCGCAAAGAATTACGATTTCTCGAAAATTTAGTCAAAGTGTATCTTACTTGGTTGCTGCTTTAGAAATATTATTAGGATTAAGATTTCTCCTGTTAGTGACTGGGGCTAATCGTGAGAACATTTTTGCTAACTTTATTTATCGCCTTTCTGAACCTTTTTCCGCTCCCTTTTCTAATTTGTTTGGGACGATACAGTTTAATGGTGGCAATAATGTTTTTGACATTAACGTTCTCTTTGCCATGATTGTTTATTTACTTCTAATGATTTTAGTGAAATGGCTCATTAAAATTATTGCTAATCCTTAGAAAACTGATTGATTTAACCTAGCATTAATAGCTGTGGTTTGATCAACATAATTAAGCCAAATAAGAGCATAAATACACCAGAAAATAATTTCAAAATTCGTCCTTGATCTTCATTTAAACGAGAGGATTGGAAAGAATAGATAAAACTCACTAAAATTACTAGGAGTGGCAGAATATAAATAAGAGCATATAAAGCCGTCCAAGTTGTATAACAGAATCCGACATTTGTTGTGCAGTGATTGACTAAAGTTGTCATGTAAACAACAGGGAGAATTGCGGTACACCCTAATTCAATAATATTCACAAAAATGGCTAGCAAAATTGTTGCTCCTAAAGCAAGCCAAAATTGCTTGGATTCAACTTTAGCCCGGTTCAATTGTCTCGCAATTCCTCCGGCTCTTTTTGTAATTTTTAACTGTTGTTGTTCCGATAAAGAAAGAGAAATTGATTGCTTAAAGAAGAAGTAATCTTTAATATTAATGATGCCAGCTGCCGTTACGATCGCGCCTAAAATCACTAGTGCAATTGGACCATATTGTTCTAAAAAGAAGGATCCCACCAAAACCATCGCCATGATAAAACCAAAGTACATCACAGCTGAGGTCAAAATAAAGGTCGATCCCACAATGGTCATATCCGTTTTACTCTTGGTATAAGTGAGCAGAGAAAGCAGGATAATTAAAACGGTGAAGGCACAGGGATTAAACCCGTCAGCAAAAGCGATTACGCTTACAAATAAAGGGAAAGGTAACCCACCAGCGAGGTTTTGAATAACGGCGTCAGGTGTTAAAACAATAAAGGAAAAAACACTCAAGAACGTAATCCCTAATAACCCACCAATCCAGTACCGTTGACGTTGCGCAGTTGATAATTTTCCTTTAAAAAAGGGATAGCTAATAGCATATAAAAGTGGTAAGAAAAAGACCGACCAAGGTAAAGTAGAAACTGACTTTTCTTCTTGTACTTTATCCTTACTTTCAGGGATATTGAGAGGGGCGTTCAGTTCTTCTTCAATGGCATTAATAATTTGATTTTTATAGCCGATATAGGCTTTATAGCTGGAATTATATTCTAATTTTCCTTGCTCTTCGCTATAGCCGATAAAAGCGCGATCGCCGATCACAGTTCGCGGAACACCTGTTGCTTGAATATTATTTTCTTGTAAATAGTTTTGCCAAACTTCTGGTTGTTCACTTACTTCAATTCTGTTAACCTTTATCCCTTCATTGTTTTGTTCAATATAATTCAGGAGTGGTTTTTCGGCTACGCAATGGGGACAAGTTTTGCTGTAGTAAAAATCGACAATCACTGTCGTTTGTTCAGCGATAACAGAGGTTTGACTAGAGAAAAAAAGAGTGATAATCACTGTGAAAGTTAATAGCAGTGATTGTACAAGTAACTTGAAACGTTTCATGAGTTTTAATCCATAAAAGTTACACTAAATCTTAAATTCCCTTCCGTGACAGAGAGGGGTTGATAGCGCAGAATAGCGCGGTCATCACGCCAATTTTCTCGCCATTGAAACTTAACATTCCCTGAAACGACTCTGGTTTTATAAACCTTTCCCTCTAAGACTAAAGCAATTCTCGCTTCGCCATCAACATATCCTTTACCCATAATCAATAAGCCAGAGGTGGGTTTGCCAACGAATCTTTTTCTGAGGAGAAACTGTTGGTTTTCAGTCGGATTAGACAGTTGATGGAGTTGTGTCCTGGTTGTACAACTGGATAAGGATAACAGGAAAAATAGAGAAATGATTAACCTAAACCAATTTATCATATAGAATTTTCATTCATTAAAACAACCCGAGAACAGCAAATTTGAAGGTCGGAATGAGTAAATTGCTCGATAGTTGGATGACTAATCTGCTTTTAATACTAGTAAGGAAAAAGCTTGAACAAGGATATCTTCTTCTCCAGTGTAAACTGTTTCTCCTGATAATAAGCGCGGTTGATTGGTATCAATGACCGCTTGCCAAGACCAGGGTTGCAATGCCTGTGGCAGGGTAAAGGTCATTTCTTCATGATTACTATTGAAAAACAATAAGAAACTATTATCCAGGAACCGTTTTCCACGAGGATCCGGTGCGGATAATTCTTTTCCATTCAGAAATACGGTAATCGCTTTTGTCAATTGATTTTCCAGCCATTGTTCTTCAGTTAAATAACTTCCATCAGGATGATACCACCCTAAATCCCTAACTTCTGAGCCATGAATCGCACGACCTTGAAACCAGTTTCGACGATGAAAAACCGGATGTTGCTGGCGAAAGGCAATTAATTCTTGGGTAAAGGCTAGTAATTCTTTGTTTTCAGCGGATAAGTCCCAATTAAACCAAGTGAGTTCGTTATCTTGGCAGTAGGCATTATTGTTCCCCTGTTGGGTCCGTCCCATTTCATCACCGCCGAGTAACATAGGAACCCCTTGCGATAGCATGAGGGTGGTCAGAAAATTACGTTGTTGGCGCGATCGCTGCTGTAAAATTTCTAGGTCATCAGTTTCTCCTTCTGCCCCGCAATTCCAAGACCGATTGTGATCTTCTCCATCATGGTTATCTTCCCCATTAGCATGATTATGCTTTTCGTTGTAACTCACCAAGTCACGTAGAGTAAAACCATCATGGGCAGTAATAAAGTTAATACTGGCGTGAGGGAGTTTGCCATTGGCCTGATATAAGTCTGAACTACCTGTAAAGCGGTAAGCAAATTCACTTAAGGTATGCTCTTCGCCGCGCCAGAAATCGCGTACCGTATCCCGATATTTCCCATTCCATTCGGACCAGAGTAACGGAAAATTGCCGACTTGATAGCCGCCTTCCCCCACATCCCACGGTTCTGCAATTAATTTCACATTCGAGAGGACCGGATCTTGATGAATAATATCAAAGAACGCAGCCAAACTATTAACCGCATACAACTCTCGTGCTAATGCCGAGGCCAAATCAAACCGAAAGCCATCCACGTGCATTTCTTGCACCCAATAGCGCAAGCTGTCCATAATTAGCTTCAAAATTT containing:
- a CDS encoding YggT family protein, with the translated sequence MTHSNDPKHEQEPDDLNETNENNDTKTGSNISPEQEAEAERLIQQEKKIQKAQRITISRKFSQSVSYLVAALEILLGLRFLLLVTGANRENIFANFIYRLSEPFSAPFSNLFGTIQFNGGNNVFDINVLFAMIVYLLLMILVKWLIKIIANP
- a CDS encoding D-alanyl-D-alanine carboxypeptidase, whose amino-acid sequence is MWNLIVWSGLIGILRGWGTEPPPVTPVQELAWEELALFSLPHDPEPRIDKTIGNYLQNLSQLRVATNSQGIWLASDWWTFADHRGTIPQSAASLTKIATSLAALETYGSNYQFETRVKHTGVMQAGVLQGNLIIEGGGDPFFVWEEAIALGNRLNELGIQAVTGDLIITGDFFMNYEASPQKSAQLLAQGLNFQRWSKAAQQQYQTLPSATPRPQVEIAGTVIVEKTADFPNTTPLIRHQSLPLKQILQQMNVYSNNQLAELIARSVGGVEQVEAIVTKATGVSSPEVQLSNGSGLGVDNRLSPRAVAKMLQVMQQQLAAQGSHLGEILPVAGIQTGTVRDRAIPQGIPVKTGSLWNVSALAGIMNTERHGRVYFAIINQNGNLDTFRRKQDQLLQNLQGYWQLIPFDQNVAVQLGDPNRQKLISH
- a CDS encoding ATP-binding cassette domain-containing protein, encoding MLRLEKISKTYATGEVLKDVNWEVKAGERLGLVGVNGAGKTTQLKMIMGKTEPTTGEIIRPAALKISCLSQEFDIDPNLTVRQELWRVFEQANEVQKNLEKVQQQMETAEPEELDKLIRKLDRYQQEFEAQDGYQLDTKISCLLPELGFIPEDSDRAVTSFSGGWQMRICLGKVMLQDPDVLLLDEPTNHLDLETIEWLEQYLKNLTTPMVIVSHDREFLDRLCTQIVETERGISTTYLGNYSSYLEQKEFNRQAQMSAYERQQKEIAKQEEFIERFRASATRSTQAKSREKQLEKVEEIEAPDAKVKGLQFRFPTAPRSGQEVVKIEDLTHTYDDKILFLGANLLVERGDRIAFLGPNGSGKSTILRLIMGLETPTEGAVNLGQHNVIPGYFEQNQAEALDLTLTVEETIQKAVPDWKYEDIRALLGKFLFSGDTVKKKVATLSGGEKARLALAKMLLQPVNLLILDEPTNHLDIPAKETIESALQNYDGTALIVSHDRYFISQVATKIVEISEGELVVYEGDYHYYLEKKEEAAQAVRIAEERAQAEAKQQAKREKQKQKEKERKAAKKAKKGK
- a CDS encoding glutaredoxin family protein encodes the protein MKRFKLLVQSLLLTFTVIITLFFSSQTSVIAEQTTVIVDFYYSKTCPHCVAEKPLLNYIEQNNEGIKVNRIEVSEQPEVWQNYLQENNIQATGVPRTVIGDRAFIGYSEEQGKLEYNSSYKAYIGYKNQIINAIEEELNAPLNIPESKDKVQEEKSVSTLPWSVFFLPLLYAISYPFFKGKLSTAQRQRYWIGGLLGITFLSVFSFIVLTPDAVIQNLAGGLPFPLFVSVIAFADGFNPCAFTVLIILLSLLTYTKSKTDMTIVGSTFILTSAVMYFGFIMAMVLVGSFFLEQYGPIALVILGAIVTAAGIINIKDYFFFKQSISLSLSEQQQLKITKRAGGIARQLNRAKVESKQFWLALGATILLAIFVNIIELGCTAILPVVYMTTLVNHCTTNVGFCYTTWTALYALIYILPLLVILVSFIYSFQSSRLNEDQGRILKLFSGVFMLLFGLIMLIKPQLLMLG
- the glgX gene encoding glycogen debranching protein GlgX — translated: MNLDVWPGKPTPLGATWDGEGVNFAIFSENATEIELCLFTLQDHEIRLPLREVHNHVWHGYIPGLQPGQRYNYRVHGDYLPKQGHRFNRKKLLLDPYARAIMGDIGYGEESFAYPWDAEEKDLACSNMDDSHLIPKCVVTNPFFDWEGDQLLQIPWHETIIYEVHVKGFTQQHPKIPKHLRGTYAGLAHPTAINHLQSLGITAVELLPIHHFLASPGHLVNKGLRNYWGYDSIGYFAPYSGYSAAGSRGEQIKEFKGMVKALHQAGIEVILDVVYNHTGEGNHFGPTICFRGIDNAAYYRLVKDDLRYYMDFTGCGNSLNVRHPQILKLIMDSLRYWVQEMHVDGFRFDLASALARELYAVNSLAAFFDIIHQDPVLSNVKLIAEPWDVGEGGYQVGNFPLLWSEWNGKYRDTVRDFWRGEEHTLSEFAYRFTGSSDLYQANGKLPHASINFITAHDGFTLRDLVSYNEKHNHANGEDNHDGEDHNRSWNCGAEGETDDLEILQQRSRQQRNFLTTLMLSQGVPMLLGGDEMGRTQQGNNNAYCQDNELTWFNWDLSAENKELLAFTQELIAFRQQHPVFHRRNWFQGRAIHGSEVRDLGWYHPDGSYLTEEQWLENQLTKAITVFLNGKELSAPDPRGKRFLDNSFLLFFNSNHEEMTFTLPQALQPWSWQAVIDTNQPRLLSGETVYTGEEDILVQAFSLLVLKAD